In the Streptomyces sp. SJL17-4 genome, GGGCAGCCCGTCCACCCGGACATCCTCGCCTTCGAGGTGGAGGACCCGCGGATGGCGGGGTCGGCGGAGGTGGCCCTCCGGTGGTGCGACTCGGGGGAGGCGGTGGTCCGAAGCTTCGCCAACAGCCGTCGCACCCATGAAGGCGGCGAGCACGTGGAGGGCTTCCGCACCGGCCTTGCGGCCGCGGTCACCGCGTACGCGAGGGAGCGGCGTCTTCTGACGGCGGCGGACCCGGATCTCGATGCCGACCGGGTCGGGGAGGGTCTCACGGCGGTCGTGTCGGTGAAGCTGGACCGGGTGGAGTTCAGCGGAGCCACCCGCACGCTCCTGGGCGGCGCCGAGGTGCGGTCCTGCGTAGAGGACGCCGTCCGCGTGCACGTCGGCACATGGCTGGAGCGGCACCCGGAGCAGGCCTCGGCCGTCGTCGGCCGCATCGTCCGGGGAGCGCGCCGGGACTGAGCCGTCGAGCCGCGGCGCTGCTACTCAGCCACGGGTGAGTAGCAGCGCCCACGCGCGCCACCCGGGAGCCGTCCTACGCTCCCGATCATGAGTGCTGTCGCCCGAAGCCGTCAGGGCCGCCTGGTGCGGCGCTTTCTCTACGGCCTGATCGCCGTCGGCCTGGTCGCCGCCGGTTCCTACGTCTGGAACGGAACGCCGTACCCCGCGACCGACCCCGACGCGGTCGCCGCGCGCCTCAAGGCGGAGGGTCAGCGGGTGTACGACGAGGCCGTTCTGCCCGCCGGAGCCGACGGCGTGGGGTCACGGGTGGAGACGCGCCTCTGCTCGTACCGCGGCCTCAGGGGGTTCGCGCACATCGACAGCGGCCGCCTCGACGTGCGCAGCTTCGAGCTCTCGTGGCGCGTCACGGACGTGCCGGTCGCGACGGCCCGCGCCGCGCAGGCGCGCACCCGCCTCCGCCTGGAGCGGGACGGCTGGAAGCTGGTCAGCGAGAACATCTCCGACCTGGGCTTCCGCTTCGAACACCCGGGGACCGGCGACAAGGTGGACGTCGACTGGTACGAGCCGACGGGCACGTTCGCCCTCAGCGCGTACGCCCCCTGCGGCAAGCTGCCGGACGGTTTCTCCGAGTACGCCTGGCCGGCCGCCGACTGGACGCCCCGCTAGCCGTCGCGAGGCTGGCCGATCCGTGCCACTGGCGGTCTTCGGCAACCGGCGCACGCGTCGCGGAGTACCTTCCGGAAGTCGCCGGCCCACGGCGGTCGATGAACTCATCCGGAAGAAGGTGCAGGACGTGGCGAAGGGTCGCAAGAACGGCCTCTACGAAGGCGTCTCCGAGGAGCTGTCCGCCCTGATGAGGTCGGGGTGGGCGGACACCGAGCGGCACGGGCTCCAGCCCGACGAGCAGGCCCCGTACGCGGCCCGCCGCCGCGCCGCGCTCTCCGCGCGCTTCCCCGGCGAGCGCCTCGTGATCCCCTCCGGCAACCTCAAGACCCGCTCCAACGACGACATGTACCCCTTCCGCCCGTACACGGGATACGTGCACATGACGGGCGACCAGGCACGTGACGGCGCGCTGGTGCTCGAACCCCGCGCGGACGGCGGCCACGACGCCTACTGCTACCAGCTGCCGCGCGACAGCCGCGACAACGACGAGTTCTGGATCGGCTACACGGCCGAGCTGTGGATGGGCCGGCGCCGCTCCCTCGCGGAGGCCGAGGTCGTCCTCGGGCTGCCCTGCCGCGACGTCCGCAAGGCCGCCGACGACCTGGCCGCCGCCACCGGCGTCCCCACCCGGATCGTCCGGGGCATCGACCCGGCCCTGGAGGCCGCGGTCGCCACGGACGAGGACCGCGACGACGAACTGGAGGAGGCGCTCTCCGAACTCCGGCTCGTCAAGGACGCGTGGGAGATCGGCGAGATGCGCAAGGCGGTCGACTCCACCGTCCGCGGCTTCACCGACTGCGTCGGCGAGCTGTCGCGGGCCGTCGCCTCCTCCGAGCGGTGGATCGAGGGAACGTTCTTCCGCCGGGCGCGCCTTGAGGGCAACTCCGTGGGCTACGGCTCCATCTGCGCCGCCGGTGAGCACGCCACGATCATGCACTGGACGGACAACGACGGTCCGGTCCGGCCCGGCGACCTGCTGCTGCTCGACGCCGGCGTGGAGACCCGCTCCCTGTACACCGCCGACGTCACCCGCACGCTCCCGATCAGCGGCACCTTCACCCCGGTCCAGCGCCAGGTGTACGACGCGGTGTACGAGGCGCAGGAGGCGGGCATGGCCGCGGTCAAGCCGGGTGCCCCGTACCGCGACTTCCACGAGGCGTCCCAGCGTCACCTGACGGCACGGCTGGTCGAGTGGGGCTTCATCGAGGGCCCGGTCGACCGTGCGTACGCCCTCGGTCTCCAGCGCCGCTTCACCATGGCCGGCACCGGGCACATGCTCGGCCTGGACGTCCACGACTGCGCGCAGGCCCGCACGGGGGAGTACGTCGGCGGCGTCCTCGAACCGGGCATGGTGCTCACCGTCGAGCCCGGCCTGTACTTCCAGCCCGACGACCTGACCGTGCCGGAGGAGTGGCGGGGCATCGGCGTCCGGATCGAGGACGATCTGCTCGTCACCGACGACGGTCACGAGAACCTGTCGGCGGGCCTCCCGCGCTCCTCGGCCGAGGTCGAATCCTGGATGTCCCGCTTCGCGGGCTAGCCCGACCCGGACGGCGCCGCCCGAGCTCCCCGTGCGAGAGCGCGCAGGGGCTCGGGCGGCGCCGTCGCAGGGGCTGTGGGCTGTCACCAGATGACGACTCCGCCTCCCACGGCCCGTGCCCGCACGGCGGCGTCCTCGACGATGGCCAGCCGCACGGTGATCGTGTGCCGGTGTTCCTCCACGGTCCGTACGGGTTCCGTTCCCGCGACGATCGTCTCCAGGTTCTCGCGCAGCAGCCGGCACTCGCTCTGGAACGCGGGGACATTCTCCGGTTCGACGAACAGGTCGCCCTCGGCCAGGACCGGGAAGAACCGAGCCCCCAGCGACCGCACCACGGGCGAGCCCCACACGCGCGTGCGCCAGCTCTCGAAGCCCGCGGCGTCGTTGCATCCCTCCGGAACGTCCTGCACCTGCCTCTCACCGTTCGCGCCGACCAGGAAGACATCCACCGACAAGCTCATGAGGGGAGTGGATCACGGGCTCGGCGGTGCGGTCCAAGGGATTGTGCGTCGGCGGGGCTACAGTCGGCGCCCGTAGTTCGCCCCGCGCTCCCGTCCGGGTGGGCGGCGGCGCGGGGCGTGAGCGGCACCGGAGGAACCCCGTGAGACGAGTGACCGTAGGGGCTGTGGCGAGTCTGGTCGTGGCCGTCGGAGCGCTGAGCTCCGCCGGGTGGGCCCCCAGCGGGTCGGCCGTCGCGCGGGAGCGGGCGGCGGACCCCGTGGTCCGGGCGGCCGGTGGCGTCGGCGGGGCCCGGTGCGAGGTTTCCGTCCCGTACACCTCGGGCGTCGGCGGGTACGCGTCCTACCGCATCCCGGCCGTCGTACGGACCCCGGCCGGCACCCTGCTCGCCTTCGCCGAGGGGCGGGTCGGCGGCGCCGGGGACAGCGGCGACATCGACCTCGTGGTGCGGCGGTCGGAGGACGGCGGATGCACCTGGGGGCCGACGCGCGTCGCCGCCGCAGGACACGGCGACACCCGCGGCAACCCCGCACCCGTCGTCGACCCGCGCTCCGGCGACGTGGTCCTGCTGAGCTCGTACAACGGCGGTGAGGCCACCGAGACGCAGATCCTGGGCGGTGAGGTGCCGGCCGCGCGGAGCCGACGGGTGTTCGTCCAGCGCAGCACCGACGACGGGTGGACGTTCTCGACGCCGCGCGAGATCACCGCGACCGTCAAGCGTTCCGACTGGCGCTGGTACGCCACGGGTCCCGGCCATGCCGTCGCGCTGACCCGCGCTCCGTACGCCGGTCGTCTCGTCGTGCCCGCCAACCACTCGACCGCACCCCCCGAAGGCTCGGGCGACACCGGCCGCGAGCCCAGGTATTACGGGGCGCACGCCGTCTACAGCGACGACGGCGGCCGGTCCTGGCACCTCGGTCTCGTGGACGACACATACGACGGCTTCGTCAACGCCAACGAGTCGACCGTGGCCGAACTGCCCGACGGCAGGCTGTACTTCAGCGCGCGCGACCAGTTCGGCACCAGCCCGGGCAACCGCGCCGACGCCGTGGCGAGCCGTGGCGGGGAACACCTCGTGCGCCCCTTCGCGCCCCAACCCGACCTGGACCGCGTCCCCGTGGTGCAGGGCAGTGTGCTGTACGCCGGCGGGCCGGGCGGCGCCCTGCTGTTCTCGGCCCCGTCGGCCCCGACCGCCCGAGCCGAGCCCGCCCTGTGGAGCAGCGAGGACGGCGGTCGCACCTTCACGAAGCGGCTGACCGTGTCCCGGAACAAGGCGGCGTACTCCGACCTCGTCCAGCTGGACGAGGCGACGATCGGCCTCCTCCACGAGACCGGGACCAGGAGTGCGTACGAGACGGTGGAGTTCCGCCGTATCCCGCTGGCGGCCGTGACGAGTCCGGCGGACCGGGTCACCGTCCGAGGGCGTGAGCCGGACCGCCCGCTCACCGCCCGGCGCGGCTCCCGCCAACCCGCCGGAGAGGCACGGTTCACGCGAATGCCGTGAGGTCCTCGTACAGGGCGAAGAGGCGGGGGAGTGGCTGGTCGGACTCCCGCCCCGGGTGGTGCGTCAGGGCGGTCCACGCGGTGGCGAAGCGCTCGCGGGCCCGGGCCCCCGGCCAGGGCGCGGGGAGCAGTTCGGGCGGCAGCAGGGGGTCCGGCCCCATGGCGTGCGTGAAGGCGGCGGCGAGCCGGACGGCGAGCGTCAGCCGCTCGACGGCCGTGAGGCTCTCGGTGCGCTCCGCGCCTTCCGGGTTCCCCAGCCGGTCCAGGCAGCCTCGGGCGAAGGCGGCAAGCCGGTCGTGCCGGGCGGCGATCTCGTCGAGCGGCCAGAGCGCGGCGGCCAGCGCCCGTGGTTCGGTGACGTCCCCGACCCGCAGGTCGGTGCTGGTGAGGTAGGTGACCTGGCCGGGGACGCCGAGGTGGTGGGCCTGGGCCTCGACGAGCGGTCCGATCGGGTTGGCGGCGGCGTACAGGCCCCCTTGGAGCGGCGCGGCGCCGAGGTGGAGCAGCGTGTCGCGGAGCGCGTCGCGGGCGGCCCGCGACGACTCCGGGACGGCGAAGGCGAAGAGGTGCCACCTGCCGTCCCAGGGGGCGAGCCCCTGGTCCTGGCGGTAGGCGTAGTCGGCATGGGCGGCGTCGGGGGCGATCGCGCCGGTGGGGTCGGCGACCGCGCGGAGGACGGCCTTGCGGCCCCGTCCCTCGTGGGTGAAACGGCCCTCCGCGACGAGGCGCTTGACGCAGAGCCGGACCTGCTGGTCGGTCATGGAGAGGAGCCCGGCGACGGTGTAGAGCTCCCCGGCGTCGACGGTGCCGTCGGTACGGACGAGGGCGTGGACGAGCGTACGGGTGGGGAGAGGGGTCCACGCGGAGTCATCGGTGGGTTCCGTGGGTTCGGTGAGTCCGGCGCGTTCGGGTTCATCGGCGGCCGCCGCGTTCCCCGCCCCCGTCGTGGTGGTGTCGCGTTTCATCGGGCCTCCTGGGCGTGCGGGAAGTCGGCCGCCGTGACCGGCCGGTGCATCGTCGTGGCGGCCCCGAAGCCCATCAGGCCGCGGAGGTAGGGGGTCTTCTCGGTGTGCACGGCGACGAAGCCGTGCCGTTCGTACAGTGCACGGGCGCGTGGGTTGACGTCGATGACGTCCAGCCGGATGCGGCGGCAGCCGGCTTCGGCGGCCACGGCCGCGACCTCGCGCAGGAGGAGGCCGCCGATGCCCGTGCCCCGGTGCTCGGGGGCGACCGCGATGCCGTCCATCACCAGTTCACGGTCGCCGGGCCGGCGCTCCAGGAGCGCGAGCAGGGCAAGGCGGGGCAGCCCGCGCACCGCCCCGTACGCCGCCAGCACGTCCCACGGCCCGCCGCCGGTGAGCCCGCGCCCGTCGAGCTGGTACCCGGCGACGCCCGCCACCTCGCCGTCGACGAGCGCGGCGACGCCCCGGTCGACGTGGAGGTGGGCCGCGATGAAGGCGCGGGCCTTGTCGGGCGGGTTGAGCGCGGCGCCGAGCTTGCGCCCGAACGCCTCCCAGTACAGCGCGGCGACCCTGGCCTCACTGCCCTCGGGCACGCCCCTGTGTACCACCGGCCGAGTGTCCATCGGTCCTCCCCTTCCTTCGAGCGGGCGTCCTTCGCGTCGATTCTATCGACAGTAGTACGTTCATTCTCGATACGAACGTTTTCGGGTCGATAGATTCGGCCCGGGGTCGACCGCGTCGTCGACGAGACGCCGAGCACCCGCACCTTCGGGCTCCGCCGCCCCGGCGGCGCCGACCTGCCGCCCTTCCTCGCCGGGCAGTACGTGGGAGTGTTCGCGGACGGGGACGAACCGGCCGTACGCGCTCTCCTCCGGCCCGGCCGACCTGAGCCGCTACGACCTGACCGTGCGCCGTGTGCCCGGCGGGCGGATCAGCAACCACCTGCTCGACACCCTCGCCACCGGTGACACCCTCTCGACCACCGGCCCCCAGGGCACCTTCCACCGTGTACGTGTGCGGGCCCAGGCCTTCTACCCGTACGCCCTTGAGGACGCCGGCATCCGCCCCGAGCCGCCTGCCGCTCCGGCGAGTGCGGCCTGTGCCGGGTCCGCGTCCTCCAGGGCGAGGTCCACCACGCGGAGGAGGCCCGGCTCCGGCTCTCCGATCCGGACTCGGGGTACGCGCACGCGTGCGCCGCCTATCCCCTGACGGACGTGGAGCTGGACGTGTGAGGGGGGACAGGAGAGCGACGGGAGTGGGCGTACGTACGCACATCGGTCGTCCGTGCGAGGGAAAATGGCGAGAACATTCACCGATTCAGGTGACAGCGGCCGAGGCGAAACGTCCCTCCCGGAAGGGGGACGGCCACGCTCGAAGCGACACATGGAGCCACCCTGTGGAGCGCCCGATGCAGCTGATTCCCCGTCATGACCCCTACATGATCGTCCGCTCGACCGGCGGCGTCACCGTCGCCGCCCTCCGGGGTGAACTCGACCTCGTCCTCGTCCGGCACCTGCGGCCCGAGCTGGACGCCCTCGTGCGGGAGTCCGACGCCCTGACCGTGGACATCCGGCGCCTCACCTTCTGCGATGCCACGGGGCTCGGCCTCCTCGCCCACTGCGCCGGACGCACCCGTCAGCGGGGGGCGCGCTGGAGGCTCGTCTGCGACCAGCCGTGGATCCTCCGCCTCATCCGCCTGACCGCACTCGGCGACGTCCTGTGCCCGGACGCCGATCCGACGGGGGCACTTCCGGTCGCCTGGGAGGAGGGCCCGGCGGACGCACTGCCGGTGATGACGGCCCTTCAGCGGGATCCGGCGGCCCCTTGCCCGGTCGAGCTGGGCGTGACAAGACCCGTCTCGTAGGCGGCGATCACGGCTGCTCTCCTGCCTGTGATCGGCCCCCGTCCGGCGGACGAGGTCCAGGCCGTTTCCTTCGGATCATCTGATCGTTGCTTGATGCGTCTCGTTGACTGATACTCAGTGGGCGAGGATCGAGCCGTTGCTGCCGGACCGGACACCGAAGCGGGGTGGGCGGTGGCGTGATCACCGGCAGGTGATCGACGGCATCGCGTTCAAGTACCGCACCGGGACGCCTTGGAAGGGCCTGCCCGAGCGCTTCGGGTCGTGGCAGGGCGCCCACAACCGCCTGCGGAAGTGGGCCGCCGACGGCACCTGGGAGAAGGTCTTCACCGCCCGGCGGCCTGACCACCAAGATCCACCTTGCCGCGGACAGCCGCTGTCGGCCACTGGCGTTCGTCCTCACGCCCGGCCAGGCCGGCGACGCACCCGCGTTCCCCGAGGTCGTGGCCCGCTTACGGGGTGCCCCGGCCGATCAGTCGGCCTCGGACCACACCGGAGGTGGTCCTGGCAGACGTTGAGGGAGCTGAGGCCGTGCGCGCTGTACCAGGTCGGCTCCTGATCGTCCTGCGGCACCTGATACTCGATGAAGCCGCTTATGTCTGTACCCATGCCAGGCATCCTCCCGACGCCGTCAAATGATTTCGTCTGCGCCGGATCGACTACCTACACATACGTGAGCCTCCTGGTCAGGAGGTTGTGGTGAGAAACAGCGCCCGGACGCGGCCTTACGGTCAAAGCACGGAGCGCAGCTCTGCCCGCAGTCCGGTGTACACGGACGCGACCGGTACCGACGGCATGTGATCCGAAAAGACAGGCCTTAGGGCGCGCCGGGAAGCCGGACCATGACGAGCAGGCCGCCGGCCGGGCGGGGGGTGAGGTGGAGGGAACCGTCGTGCGCGCGGACGACGCTCTGCACGATGGCAAGGCCGAGGCCGACGCCGGGGTGTTCGTCGTCGGTGCGGACGCGTTCCGTTCCCCGTCGGAAGGGTTCGGTGAGGGTCGGTACCAGGTCCGGCGGGAGCCGACGGCCCGTGTTCTCGACCCGCAGTACGCTCATGGCGCCCTCCGCCCCTGTGCGGACCGTCACGGTGCCACCGGTGGGGACGTTGTGGACGACGGCGTTCTGGACGAGGTTCGTCACCATCCGCAGCAGGAGCTCCGCGGAGCCGCTGGTCCTGGCAGCGCCGCCGGTGACGTCGAGCGTGATCCGGCGCTGTTCGGCGAGGGGGAGCAGCGTTTCGGCGGCCTCCTCGGCGAGGAGGGAGAGGTCGACGCTCTCGCGGGTGAAGGTGCCGGTGTCGCCGCGGCTGAGCAGCAGGAGGGCCTCGGTGAGGTCGATCGCCCGCGTGTTGACGGCCTGCAGGCGTTCGACGAGTTCGTCCCGGTCCCGGGTGGGGTCCTCGCGGGCGACGTCGAGGAGCGCTCGCGAGATCGCCAGTGGGGTGCGCAGTTCGTGGGAGGCGTTCGCGGCGAACCTCCGCTGCTCGGCGACGTGCGACTCGAGTCTCTGGAGCATCGAGTCGAACGCGTCGGAGAGTTCGCGGAACTCGTCCTGGCGGCCCTTCATCCGGATCCGGTGGGACAGCGACCCCTCCCCGGCCCTCCGTGCCGCGTCCCTGATCTGGGTCAGCGGTGCGAGCATCCGGCCGGCGAGGAGCCACCCCCCGACGAGGCCGAACACGAGGAGGAAGGCCATTGCCCACGCCGCCGCGGGGAGGAAGGTGCGGACGAGGAGGTAGCGGTTGGGCGAGACCCCGAGGAGGCCCTGCGGGTTGTCGGGTACGTAGCGCAGCAGGTACCCCCACACCACGGCCAGCAGGAGAGCCCCGGCGACGGCGAGGAATCCGGCGTAGCTGAGGGTGAGTTTCAGCCGGGCGCTGAGCCCCGGGCGCCTATCCATGCGTACTGCCGGGGCGGGTGGTGTCGGGTGCGGTCTCGATGCGGTAGCCGACACCCGGCACGGTGGCGATGATCCATGGTTCGCCGAGCCGCTTGCGCAGCGCGGAGACGGTGATGCGTACGGCGTTGGTGAGGGGGTCGACGTTCTCGTCCCAGGCCCGTTCGAGCAGCTCCTCGGCGCTGACGACCCCGCCCTCGGCGGCGACGAGGACTTCGAGGACGGCGAACTGTTTGCGGGTGAGCGCGACGTAACGACCGTCGCGGAAGACCTCCCGCCGGAAGGGGTCGACCCGCAGGCCCGCGAGCTCACGGACCGGGGGCCGGGCGTACGCGCGTCTGCGGTCGAGCGCCCTCAGCCGCAGGACGAGCTCCCGCAGCTCGAACGGTTTGGTGAGGTAGTCGTCGGCGCCGAGCTCGAACCCGGAGGCCTTGTCGTCGATCCGGTCGGCGGCGGTGAGCATGAGGATCGGGATGCCGCTCCCGGAGGCGATGATGCGCCGGGCGACCTCGTCGCCGGAGGGGCCGGGGATGTCGCGGTCGAGGACCGCGAGGTCGTAGGAGTGGACGCTGAGCAGTTCCAGGGCGGAGTCGCCGTCGCCGGCGATGTCGGCGGCGATCGCCTCGAGCCGCAGACCGTCACGGACGGCTTCGGCCAGGTAGGGCTCGTCCTCCACGATCAGTACGCGCATGGGTGAAGCCTAAGCAGGGGAACGCGTCGCCGACGTGTGCGAGGGCGGGGGCGAGGGCGGGGGCGCACCGGCGACACGCCTCAGGCCGCCGGTGCCATCGCGGGGCGGGGCCGGTCCGACGGCTTTCCCGCCGTGGTGCGCCACCAGCGGCGCGAGGCCAGTGCGGCCAGCGCGGCGCCGGTGGCGTTGACCAGGACGTCGTCCACGGAGGACACCCGGTCGAGCTGGAAGACGTACTGGGCGGTCTCGACGAGGACCGAGCAGCCCGCGCCGAGCGCCAGGATCCGGAGCACGGACGCCGCCGCCGCGAACCGCATCGGGGCGAAGAAGCCCAGCGAGGCGAAGACCAGCAGGTTGCCGATGATCCCGAGCGTCCCCATCGTGACCAGGTCCCGCAGCGGCACCAGGCTCACCCGGGCGGGGGCGACGCCGGGCGCGGCGCCCGGCATCAGGGTCAACCACAGGAACGGCACCGTCCCGTGGACCATGCCCACCTCGGCCAGCGACTTCCGCCATGCCGACGTGACACCGGCGGCCCGCCGCCGGCGCGCCAGGGCCCACACCACGAGCAACGACAACGGCACAGCGACCAGAGTCATGAGCACCACACCGTTGAAGGTGTCGAAGCAGCCGTGCCACCGTCCGGCCATGCACCGTGGAGCGGACATCATCAGCGGCCCCCGTATGACGAACAGCGCGCTCGCCAGACCGAGGACCGCCAGGCCGATGGAGACGATCCTTCGCGTGCGGCGGTGCGGTGTGGGCAGGGGTGCGCTGTGTGTCATGCCCCCATTGAAGAGGGAGGGCGGTTGCCGGGGCGTATGCGATTTTCGATACACCCGCGATACACGGAACACCCGCGATACACGGATTCCTGGGCACGCGGGAGCGGCGCGAGCCGACGGTGGGGGCCGCCGGTCGGAGCCGCCGGTGGGAGGATCCGAAATCCCCTGGCAGCAAGGTCGCGTGGGCGCGATCATGGCCGGATGAGCCGGCACGCCGAGACCGCCCAGCCCGTCGGGACCATCCCGACCACCCCGAACCCCGAGCCCATCGGGACCACCCCGACCCCCCTGCCCGTGGACGCGCTGATCGTCGTGGACGTGCAGTCGGCCTTCGTCACCGGTGACGGGGCCGTGCCGGCGGCCGCGCGGCTCGTCGACCGTACGACGGATCTCCTCGCGCGGGCCCGGCGGGACGGTGCCTTCGTCGTGCACCTCCAGAACGACGGCCCGCCCGGCGCGGAGGACGAACCCCACACGCCGGGCTGGGAGCTCCACCACCCCGTCGAGCCCGGGCCCCGGGAGCTCGTCATCCGCAAGCCGCACGACGACGGCTTCGCGGAGACCCCGCTGGGCCGCGTGCTCAGCGACGCGGGCGTGCGGGCGGTCGCCGTCTGCGGCGTGATGTCCGAGATGTGCGTGCAGGCGACGGCTCGTACGGCCCTGGCACGCGGCTACCGAGTCGTCGTACCGCACGATGCCCACGCCACCCAGGACGTTCCGGCGGCGCCGGGAATCAGCGGGGTCGTCCCGGCCGCGACGGTCTCCCGGGTCGCCGCCTACGCCTTGGGGAGCGACGCGGAGGTCACCGTACGAGCCTCGGAGGTCACGTTCACGGCCCCTGCCGCCGGCTGAGCCGCGCCGTCGAGGATGCCGATCTTCATGGTGCTTCCTTCTGTCCGGGACCCGTCCCCCTGACGCGCGGCGAGCCGTCTCAGAAGGTGACATACGGAAATTGCAAATTTCTGCAATTCGATACATCCTGGTCCGGCCGTGCCCGTGGGTAGCCGCCGGGCGCGGCGACCCGTCCCGCGCCCCGCGCCCCCGGAGGACAGACCGTGCCGGTCCCGCTGTACCAGGCCAAGGCCGAGTTCTTCCGCATGCTGGGCCATCCCGTACGGATCCGGGTCCTGGAGCTGCTCCAGAGCGGCCCGTTGCCCGTACGGGAGCTGCTCGCGCGGATCGAGATCGAGCCGGCGGCCCTCTCGCAGCAGCTCGCCGTGTTGCGCCGCTTCGGGATCGTGACCGCCACCCGCGAGGGATCCACCGTCGTGTACACGCTCGCGGGCGGGGACGTGACCCAGTTGATGCAGGCCGCGCGGCGGATCCTCACCGAGATCACCGCCGGCCCGCAGTCCTGCCTCCCTCCCGTGCTTCCGCAGCCCGTGCTTCCGCAACCCGTGCTTCCGCAGTGATCGCCGTACGAGAAGGATGACGACGCACATGACCATCGAATGGCGTTACACCGTCCAGCAGGACCTGGGCGTACTGTCCCTGGCCGGGTTCCTCGGAGCCGACGCCGTGGGGCGGTTCACCGGGGCCGTGGGATGGGCGGTCGCGCGCGGCACGGGACCGGTCGTCCTCGACCTGACCCGGCTGCGGGGCTGGTCGGTCGGCGGGCAGCTCGCCGTCGCGGAGGCGGCCCTCCGGCTGCGGGCCGCGGGCCGCGCCCTCGAACTGGCCGCGATCCCCGCCGACGGCTCCCTCGTCCCGGTGGGTGAAGGGCCTCAGGTCCCGATCCACCGCGACCTCGCCGCGGCGCTCGCCGCGCACCGCGACGCGGGCGCGGAACAGCGGGCGTGGCGCAGCGACGCCTGGCCGACCACCTGATCGCTCGGTGGCGCCGGTACCGCTCACGTACCCGCTCACTCACCGCTCACGTACCGCCCGAGTACGGTCCGCGTACCGCCCAAGTGCCGGACCGTCCTGGCAGGTTCCGGCCATGATCCGCCCCGGACCCGTCCCAGGTGCGTTTCCGCCCTCGCAGGCGCGAGGATGGGGGACATGCTGCACAGTGCCGGGTCGATGCGACGCGCGGGGTGGGTGTGATGAGTACGCCGCTCTACCAATTGAAGGCCGACTTCTTCAAGACACTGGGACACCCTGTCCGCATCCGCGTTCTGGAGCTGCTGAGCGACCGCGAGCACGGTGTCGCCGAGATGCTCCGCGACACTGGGGTCGAACCGGCGTACCTCTCCCAGCAGTTGGCGGTACTGCGCCGGGCGAACATGGTCGTCGCCCGGCGCGAAGGCACGGCCGTGTACTACGCGCTGACGAGTCCTCAGGTGGCCGAACTGCTGCGGATCGCCCGCACGATCCTCTCCGGCGTCCTCGCGGGCCAGGCGGAACTGCTGGCCGACCTCCGGGCCGCGGTACCCCGGGAGAAGGCCCCCTCGCTCACGTCCCCGACGGCCGCGGCTGCTCCGGCGGAACCGAGCTCTCGGCGGCCGCCATCCACTGGTCGAGGTCGGCCTGGGTGAAATCCGTCCACGGTGGGATGTCGGGGAGCTGCCGGAGGAGGTCGTAGGCCTCGGAGATCTGGGGGCCGCGGAGGATCGGGCAGTGGCAGCCGGCGATGACCTCGGCGTTCAGGTGCTGGAAGTCGCTGACGACCCTCCCGAACTTCTGGGCGTCCAGCAGGGCGACCCAGGGGGAGACCAGCCGTCCGCCGAAGAGCTGGCCGTCGCGGAACTCGTCCGGCGACAGCGCCGCCGTTTCGGGCATGGGGGTCGGCACGTTCGTGGCGAAGGTGTCGACGGCCCACAGGACACTGGTCTTCGGGTCGAAGAGGGCGCGGGTCGTGGGGTTGTCGAACAGGGGCGGTCGCTTGGCGACCAGGGTGCGGTCGCCCGCGTCGATCGTGTCGCCGTCGGTCATGAAGCGGCACCGGTTGATGGGGGTCTCCCACTCCTCGGCCATGCGGCCGATGGAGAACCATGTCGTCAGCAGGGTCGCGTTCGGGCAATCCGCGAGGACCGCCAGGAGATTG is a window encoding:
- a CDS encoding STAS domain-containing protein; this encodes MQLIPRHDPYMIVRSTGGVTVAALRGELDLVLVRHLRPELDALVRESDALTVDIRRLTFCDATGLGLLAHCAGRTRQRGARWRLVCDQPWILRLIRLTALGDVLCPDADPTGALPVAWEEGPADALPVMTALQRDPAAPCPVELGVTRPVS
- a CDS encoding 2Fe-2S iron-sulfur cluster binding domain-containing protein, with translation MCRVRVLQGEVHHAEEARLRLSDPDSGYAHACAAYPLTDVELDV
- a CDS encoding aminopeptidase P family protein, with translation MAKGRKNGLYEGVSEELSALMRSGWADTERHGLQPDEQAPYAARRRAALSARFPGERLVIPSGNLKTRSNDDMYPFRPYTGYVHMTGDQARDGALVLEPRADGGHDAYCYQLPRDSRDNDEFWIGYTAELWMGRRRSLAEAEVVLGLPCRDVRKAADDLAAATGVPTRIVRGIDPALEAAVATDEDRDDELEEALSELRLVKDAWEIGEMRKAVDSTVRGFTDCVGELSRAVASSERWIEGTFFRRARLEGNSVGYGSICAAGEHATIMHWTDNDGPVRPGDLLLLDAGVETRSLYTADVTRTLPISGTFTPVQRQVYDAVYEAQEAGMAAVKPGAPYRDFHEASQRHLTARLVEWGFIEGPVDRAYALGLQRRFTMAGTGHMLGLDVHDCAQARTGEYVGGVLEPGMVLTVEPGLYFQPDDLTVPEEWRGIGVRIEDDLLVTDDGHENLSAGLPRSSAEVESWMSRFAG
- a CDS encoding sialidase family protein produces the protein MVRAAGGVGGARCEVSVPYTSGVGGYASYRIPAVVRTPAGTLLAFAEGRVGGAGDSGDIDLVVRRSEDGGCTWGPTRVAAAGHGDTRGNPAPVVDPRSGDVVLLSSYNGGEATETQILGGEVPAARSRRVFVQRSTDDGWTFSTPREITATVKRSDWRWYATGPGHAVALTRAPYAGRLVVPANHSTAPPEGSGDTGREPRYYGAHAVYSDDGGRSWHLGLVDDTYDGFVNANESTVAELPDGRLYFSARDQFGTSPGNRADAVASRGGEHLVRPFAPQPDLDRVPVVQGSVLYAGGPGGALLFSAPSAPTARAEPALWSSEDGGRTFTKRLTVSRNKAAYSDLVQLDEATIGLLHETGTRSAYETVEFRRIPLAAVTSPADRVTVRGREPDRPLTARRGSRQPAGEARFTRMP
- a CDS encoding GNAT family N-acetyltransferase; translated protein: MDTRPVVHRGVPEGSEARVAALYWEAFGRKLGAALNPPDKARAFIAAHLHVDRGVAALVDGEVAGVAGYQLDGRGLTGGGPWDVLAAYGAVRGLPRLALLALLERRPGDRELVMDGIAVAPEHRGTGIGGLLLREVAAVAAEAGCRRIRLDVIDVNPRARALYERHGFVAVHTEKTPYLRGLMGFGAATTMHRPVTAADFPHAQEAR
- a CDS encoding PaaX family transcriptional regulator C-terminal domain-containing protein, whose protein sequence is MKRDTTTTGAGNAAAADEPERAGLTEPTEPTDDSAWTPLPTRTLVHALVRTDGTVDAGELYTVAGLLSMTDQQVRLCVKRLVAEGRFTHEGRGRKAVLRAVADPTGAIAPDAAHADYAYRQDQGLAPWDGRWHLFAFAVPESSRAARDALRDTLLHLGAAPLQGGLYAAANPIGPLVEAQAHHLGVPGQVTYLTSTDLRVGDVTEPRALAAALWPLDEIAARHDRLAAFARGCLDRLGNPEGAERTESLTAVERLTLAVRLAAAFTHAMGPDPLLPPELLPAPWPGARARERFATAWTALTHHPGRESDQPLPRLFALYEDLTAFA